Proteins from a single region of Scatophagus argus isolate fScaArg1 chromosome 23, fScaArg1.pri, whole genome shotgun sequence:
- the LOC124054363 gene encoding T-lymphocyte surface antigen Ly-9-like produces MRGLTMLVLLNCWIIAGATAEGPPVLHYQLKNSTFCLQAGKSHHSKSLDDILWSFNKKAVVRNKQVGPSFKDKVTYNSSSLSLCVNNLTETDSGSYDVLLLDDSGMTSTEFHILKVQETVPRPVIRTSIMHTNLSAGLCNITVNCSVQNDWTWTLCDEDSCWTSQRSHTQVNISIDIKNRSIVCTGNNHVSASKVSESIDPMCFNGSAKVKVISAPLFVIGVVVATCVTLWAAIGLVAINRSLSRRKNCHLAEAPPVQSTQPAGTYREPRFSTASSEAEVSYENVEPSRPSEELDSKQSQGVDTVYSFLQMPNATASASRGKHANAHTNIREASTSPSSSQPVDEQHARADTVYSVLEKTQNAVDR; encoded by the exons ATGAGAGGACTGACAATGCTTGTTCTTCTGAATTGCTGGATTATAGCAG GTGCCACAGCAGAGGGCCCGCCAGTGTTGCACTACcagctgaaaaacagcacattttgtCTACAAGCTGGAAAATCTCATCACTCCAAATCACTCGATGATATCTTGTGGAGTTTTAATAAGAAAGCTGTTGTCAGGAATAAACAAGTCGGGCCCAGCTTCAAAGACAAAGTGACCTATAATTCAAGCAGCCTCTCATTGTGTGTCAACAAcctcacagagacagacagcggCTCCTATGATGTTTTATTACTTGATGATTCTGGTATGACATCAACGGAGTTCCACATACTAAAAGTTCAAG AAACTGTTCCCAGACCTGTCATTAGGACGTCAATAATGCACACCAACCTGTCAGCCGGACTCTGTAACATCACGGTGAACTGCTCGGTCCAGAATGACTGGACGTGGACTCTCTGTGATGAAGACAGTTGCTGGACATCTCAGAGGTCACACACTCAGGTCAACATCTCCATTGACATCAAAAACAGAAGCATCGTCTGTACTGGCAACAACCACGTCAGCGCAAGCAAAGTGTCTGAAAGCATAGACCCAATGT GCTTTAATGGATCTGCTAAAGTAAAGGTGATCTCAGCACCACTCTTTGTAATCGGAGTAGTAGTAGCAACCTGCGTAACACTGTGGGCAGCTATTGGTCTTGTGGCTATAAATCGCAGCCTTTCAAGAAGAAAAAATTGCCACCTG gcAGAGGCACCTCCTGTTCAGTCTACACAGCCAGCAGGTACTTACCGTGAGCCCAGATTCTCTACAGCCTCCAGTGAAGCTGAGGTTTCATATGAAAATGTGGAGCCCAGCAGGCCGAGCGAGGAACTGGACTCCAAGCAAAGTCAAGGAGTCGATACCGTCTACAGCTTTTTACAGATGCCAAATGCAACTGCCTCTGCCAGCAGAGGCAAACATGCCAATGCACACACGAACATACGAGAGGCATCGACTTCACCTTCATCGTCCCAGCCTGTGGACGAGCAGCATGCGAGAGCTGACACTGTGTACAGTGTGttagaaaagacacaaaacgCCGTGGACAGGTAG